One Megalops cyprinoides isolate fMegCyp1 chromosome 4, fMegCyp1.pri, whole genome shotgun sequence genomic window carries:
- the ascc2 gene encoding activating signal cointegrator 1 complex subunit 2, producing MASARMPLDEQHVTEPGGPMGRDRTLPALHPDRMEDRCFVAYRPPPLEASSAQLEEFLEHAQFIADDLDWLLSLPHDKFWCQVVFDESLQKCLDSYLRHAPRGLDPDALPTSPAVVDMQRRLHRSVFMTFLRMATHKESKENFITPAVFGEIIYNNFLFDIPKILDLCVLYGKGNSQLLHKMIENIFTQQPSYYSDLEEAVPTVIQVLDTILEKCGLQVEGATAREPLKLGAQGRPTAMTMSQKDLADLVLYLCDSCTTIYSFLDIFPTACRTFHSHGFLSRLASFYELAVPDIEKAVKKRNFDKSLQEDLWRRVSHSCRKMVEIAHLLLQHTCLQPIVEGSENIQSFVEDFLQIFSALLQEKRFLADYDEQFPVADDISLLQQAFPPLDETRTSYLLQGVESAWESLGRKRLRPAPSAAPQEVKSVDGALADREQDQPNGVQSAAEAQVDSPQKGDNGAVCTVSAGELESLLSHIRDLLPDLGEGFILACLQEYGYNSEVVINNILEDRLAPALDKLDRTLPRPVKKELPSVLSSRSNVFDDDEFDVFSRDQLDMSRIWKGRRQGESLRDMLNDKQHIEEQRARYQAYQTVVDEVPVAPGEQGAGGGAYFTDDYDDEYDDTYDVNQVGANDLDEDSDLLNRRPFTTPQILRAGKQVQGKQQEGDEEEEEEEEEKDDEVKRDHFVQDPAVLRERAEARRAAMQSRRGYRPEPVSHVVGRPKGQGQTTETTLDRRKKEANKSRGANHNRRAMADRKRNKGMIPS from the exons ATGGCGAGTGCGCGAATGCCTTTGGACGAACAGCATGTGACGGAACCCGGGGGGCCTATGGGTAGAGATCGTACCCTACCAGCGCTG CACCCTGACCGAATGGAGGACCGATGTTTTGTGGCATATAGGCCCCCGCCGCTGGAAGCTTCTTCAGCACAGCTGGAGGAGTTCCTGGAGCATGCTCAGTTTATTGCCGACGACCTGGACTGGCTGCTGTCTCTGCCGCATGACAAGTTCTGGTGCCAG GTGGTGTTTGATGAGTCCCTTCAGAAGTGCCTAGATTCATACCTGCGTCATGCTCCCAGGGGGCTGGACCCAGATGCACTGCCCACCTCCCCTGCTGTGGTTGATATGCAACGGCGACTACACCGTTCAGTCTTCATGACCTTCCTGAGGATGGCAACACACAAGGAATCCAAG GAGAACTTCATTACTCCAGCTGTGTTTGGAGAGATTATTTACAACAACTTCCTGTTTGACATTCCCAAGATCCTGGACCTGTGTGTGTTATATGGAAAAGGAAATTCACAGCTACTTCACAAAATGATCG aAAACATCTTCACTCAGCAGCCCAGTTACTATAGTGACCTGGAGGAGGCGGTGCCTACAGTTATACAG GTGCTGGACACCATCCTGGAGAAGTGTGGCCTGCAGGTGGAGGGAGCCACTGCGCGTGAACCCCTCAAGCTGGGAGCCCAGGGAAGACCCACTGCCATGACCATGAGTCAGAAG GATCTGGCGGACCTGGTCTTGTACCTGTGTGACTCCTGCACCACCATTTACTCCTTCCTTGACATCTTCCCCACTGCCTGCCGCACCTTCCACTCACATGGTTTCCTCAGCAG ACTGGCTTCATTCTATGAGCTGGCTGTGCCTGACATTGAGAAGGCTGTGAAAAAGAGGAACTTTGATAAGAG TTTACAGGAGGACCTGTGGAGAAGGGTGTCACATTCCTGTAGGAAGATGGTGGAGATCGCTCACCTGCTCCTACAGCACACATGCTTGCAGCCCATTGTGGAGGG TTCAGAGAACATACAGTCCTTTGTGGAAGACTTTCTACAGATCTTCAGTGCTCTTCTCCAGGAAAAGAG GTTCTTGGCTGATTACGACGAGCAATTCCCTGTGGCAGATGACATCAGCCTCTTACAGCAAGCCTTTCCTCCTCT CGACGAGACCAGGACATCCTACCTGTTGCAGGGTGTGGAGTCTGCATGGGAGAGCTTGGGCAGGAAGAGGCTTAGGCCAGCCCCATCAGCAGCCCCACAGGAAGTGAAGAGCGTGGATGGGGCTCTggctgacagagagcaggaccAGCCCAACGGGGTACAGAGTGCTGCAGAAGCCCAGGTGGATTCCCCTCAGAAAGGGGACAAT GGAGCTGTCTGCACAGTGAGCGCAGGGGAGCTGGAGTCCCTTTTGTCCCACATCAGAGACCTGCTCCCAGACCTGGGCGAGGGCTTCATCCTGGCCTGCCTGCAGGAGTACGGCTACAACTCTGAGGTGGTCATCAATAACATCCTGGAGGACAGGCTGGCACCTGCTCTGGACAAGCTGGACCGAACCCTGCCCAG GCCAGTGAAAAAGGAGCTGCCATCTGTCCTGAGCTCCAGGTCCAACGTGTTTGATGATGATGAGTTTGACGTTTTCTCTCGGGATCAGCTGGATATGTCTCGCATCTGGAAGGGTAGAAG GCAGGGGGAGAGCCTGCGCGACATGCTGAACGACAAGCAGCACATCGAGGAGCAGCGAGCGCGGTACCAGGCCTACCAGACCGTGGTGGATGAGGTGCCTGTAGCCCCGGGGGAGCAGGGGGCCGGAGGCGGCGCGTACTTCACGGATGACTACGACGACGAATACGACGACACTTACGATGTCAACCAAGTGGGAGCAAACGACCTGGATGAGGACAGCGACCTGCTGAACCGCAG GCCGTTCACCACCCCCCAGATCCTGCGCGCTGGAAAACAGGTCCAGGGCAAGCAGCAAGAGGGagacgaggaggaagaggaagaggaagaggaaaag GATGATGAGGTGAAGAGGGACCACTTTGTCCAGGACCCTGCGGTGCTGCGAGAGAGAGCGGAGGCCAGAAGGGCGGCCATGCAGAGCAGAAGAGG GTACAGGCCAGAGCCAGTTAGCCACGTGGTGGGGCGGCCCAAGGGCCAGGGCCAGACCACGGAGACCACGCTAGACAGACGCAAGAAGGAGGCCAACAAGAGCCGAGGTGCCAACCACAACCGCAGGGCCATGGCTGACCGCAAGAGGAACAAAGGCATGATCCCATCCTGA
- the rnf215 gene encoding RING finger protein 215 — MAVDGWWCYISVMSVLLAPSFWSCLVVSGEKVARIEVFRRERQGVSSVLQGEVVEGSWDTKSQEDRDDKDNELHHGAVEGSLRLVQDDELDLQVKSEDNEPWIGVVPVKMEESELPNGNQESFAAAVVNKMKRALVLGASALIILALNQNTVREMDLSQVLSKPVIVIQTSENVTKLIGALLRGLHATARITYKTILQDNLGATLTLWSSCGRSRGGLYGEWQGVICTGETNSQVQKYLQQLWNTVLLVALILCTGVIVQARWQYRDRQLNDDIELLPKQDILKRLAALKTRKYQSPKACSDPGLAGEADNCAVCLEQFYNNQCLRVLPCLHEFHRDCVDPWLLLQQTCPLCKRSILANLCKDS, encoded by the exons ATGGCTGTTGACGGCTGGTGGTGCTATATTTCTGTCATGTCGGTACTGTTGGCCCCTTCGTTTTGGTCGTGCCTGGTAGTTTCTGGTGAAAAGGTAGCCCGGATAGAGGTTTTccggagggagagacagggcgTCAGCAGCGTTCTGCAAGGAGAAGTTGTCGAGGGAAGCTGGGATACAAAATCTCAAGAAGACCGTGACGATAAGGACAATGAACTTCATCACGGTGCTGTCGAAGGCAGCCTGCGATTG GTGCAGGATGACGAACTTGACCTCCAGGTGAAATCCGAGGACAATGAGCCATGGATAGGAGTGGTCCCTGTTaagatggaggagagtgaaCTTCCAAATGGGAACCAGGAATCCtttgcagctgcagttgtgaACAAG ATGAAACGGGCCCTTGTGCTGGGAGCCTCTGCCCTAATTATCCTGGCCCTCAACCAGAACACTGTCAGAGAG ATGGACCTCTCCCAAGTACTCTCCAAACCAGTCATAGTGATCCAGACATCAGAAAATGTCACCAAACTTATCGGAGCATTACTCAG GGGTCTTCATGCAACAGCAAGAATCACATACAAGACCATCCTACAGGACAATCTG GGGGCCACCCTGACCCTGTGGTCCAGCTGCGGACGGTCGAGAGGGGGGCTGTATGGGGAGTGGCAGGGGGTCATCTGCACCGGAGAGACTAACTCCCAGGTTCAG AAGTACCTCCAGCAGCTGTGGAATACAGTGCTTCTGGTGGCTTTGATCCTGTGCACTGGAGTTATAGTTCAAGCACGCTGGCAATATCGGGACCGCCAACTCAATGATGACATAGAG TTACTTCCAAAACAAGACATCTTGAAACGACTGGCTGCCCTGAAAACCAGAAAGTATCAGTCACCCAAGGCATGTAGTGACCCAGGACTGGCAGGGGAGGCGGATAACTGTGCCGTTTGCCTGGAGCAGTTCTACAATAATCAG TGTCTGCGAGTCTTGCCCTGTCTACATGAGTTCCACAGAGACTGTGTCGATCCCTGGCTGCTCCTCCAGCAGACCTGTCCTCTATGTAAACGGAGCATACTGG CTAACCTCTGTAAAGACAGCTAA